A single genomic interval of Pseudomonas sp. FeN3W harbors:
- a CDS encoding arsenic resistance protein, whose protein sequence is MSRDWLEEHQIAFYFAAVVAAAIAGLSSAQFTGLTAMAITPAIAVLMYAMFLQIPFLELREAFANRRFVGALLLANFLLVPLMVWLVTWPLSSNKALLVGALLVLLTPCIDYVVVFTHLGKGDSRLVLAATPLLLLLQLLLLPLYLRLILGPEAGTVIELWPFAEAFLLLIVLPLVAAVLTEFGGRRSLLLRAWSAGWAWLPVPAMALVLIVVVGSQIAAVVYQLDILAPLLPVYGAFLLLAPALGVLSSRLFGLEASAARAVAFSSGTRNSLVVLPLALALPESIRGLAAAAVITQTLVELIGELIYLRAIPAMIKNR, encoded by the coding sequence ATGTCGCGGGACTGGCTGGAAGAACACCAGATAGCATTTTATTTCGCGGCGGTGGTGGCCGCTGCCATTGCAGGCCTGAGCTCTGCGCAATTCACCGGACTGACGGCCATGGCCATCACACCGGCGATTGCCGTGCTGATGTATGCCATGTTTCTGCAGATTCCTTTTTTGGAGCTGCGAGAAGCTTTTGCCAACCGCCGCTTCGTCGGTGCCTTGTTGCTGGCCAACTTCCTATTGGTGCCATTGATGGTGTGGCTGGTGACGTGGCCGCTCTCATCGAACAAGGCCTTGTTGGTCGGCGCGCTGCTTGTCCTGCTGACGCCTTGTATCGATTACGTGGTGGTCTTCACCCACCTGGGCAAAGGGGACTCTCGTCTGGTGCTCGCGGCGACGCCATTGCTGCTGTTGCTCCAGCTTCTGCTGCTGCCCCTCTACTTGCGGCTAATCCTTGGCCCCGAAGCCGGCACAGTGATCGAGCTGTGGCCCTTCGCAGAAGCCTTCCTGTTACTGATCGTCCTACCCTTGGTAGCGGCTGTGCTCACCGAATTTGGCGGACGCCGATCTCTGCTGCTTCGCGCATGGAGCGCAGGTTGGGCCTGGCTGCCAGTGCCTGCAATGGCCCTGGTTCTAATCGTGGTGGTGGGTTCGCAGATCGCGGCTGTCGTGTACCAACTCGACATCCTGGCGCCGTTGCTTCCGGTATACGGAGCGTTTCTACTACTCGCTCCGGCCCTCGGCGTACTCAGCTCCCGGCTATTTGGCTTGGAGGCTTCTGCCGCACGGGCAGTGGCCTTTAGCTCAGGCACTCGCAACTCGCTTGTAGTGCTTCCCCTGGCCCTAGCGCTCCCGGAGTCCATTCGCGGGCTGGCTGCGGCGGCTGTGATCACTCAGACACTCGTAGAATTGATTGGTGAGTTGATCTACTTAAGGGCGATTCCAGCCATGATCAAAAACCGCTGA
- a CDS encoding isoprenylcysteine carboxylmethyltransferase family protein has product MSALENRVPPLLVAGLIAVLMGLSGTKLPGFELAWTARLTFALPILLLGLGVCLAGVLSFRRARTTVNPLQPQQASALVEAGIYRYSRNPMYLGFAIILAAWALVLASPLTLLGVVAFVLYMNRFQIPAEEWALETLFGESFARYRARVRRWL; this is encoded by the coding sequence ATGAGCGCGCTGGAAAACCGCGTGCCACCGCTGCTCGTGGCCGGCCTGATCGCTGTGCTGATGGGTTTGTCGGGAACCAAATTGCCGGGTTTCGAACTGGCATGGACCGCGCGCCTGACCTTCGCTTTGCCAATACTGCTCCTGGGGCTCGGCGTGTGCCTCGCCGGCGTCCTGTCGTTTCGCCGCGCGCGTACTACGGTTAATCCATTGCAGCCGCAGCAGGCTTCTGCATTAGTGGAGGCTGGCATCTACCGGTACAGCCGCAACCCCATGTACTTAGGCTTTGCCATTATCCTGGCGGCTTGGGCGCTGGTCTTGGCCTCGCCTCTAACCCTGCTTGGCGTAGTTGCTTTCGTGCTGTACATGAACCGTTTCCAGATCCCAGCCGAAGAGTGGGCGCTGGAAACATTGTTCGGCGAATCATTTGCCCGCTACCGTGCACGAGTCCGCCGCTGGCTCTGA
- a CDS encoding disulfide bond formation protein B, giving the protein MNPQPSGMPWNLLLLTWLVALVSTLSALFIGEVMGQAPCVLCWFQRAFMFPLAVILAIACYRSDFTVWHYALPLTAIGAALAFVHTLLYAGLIPQPIQPCTATGPSCSGAGMTLFGVVPLPALALFAFILIAILLIIIRRRTTP; this is encoded by the coding sequence ATGAATCCTCAACCTTCAGGCATGCCCTGGAACCTGCTGCTGCTAACCTGGCTGGTCGCACTGGTATCGACCCTGTCCGCGCTGTTCATTGGTGAGGTGATGGGCCAGGCACCCTGCGTGTTGTGCTGGTTCCAGCGTGCCTTCATGTTTCCGCTGGCGGTGATCCTGGCCATCGCCTGCTACCGCTCGGATTTCACCGTCTGGCACTATGCCCTGCCGCTGACCGCTATCGGTGCGGCACTGGCATTTGTTCACACGCTGCTCTATGCAGGGCTGATTCCACAGCCGATCCAGCCCTGCACGGCCACTGGTCCATCCTGCTCAGGCGCCGGAATGACCCTCTTCGGCGTGGTGCCCCTGCCGGCACTCGCCTTGTTCGCTTTTATCCTTATCGCCATCCTGCTCATAATCATCCGTCGGAGAACCACCCCATGA
- the tnpC gene encoding Tn3 family transposase post-transcriptional regulator TnpC, with the protein MINVPPAAFRVTPYGEVDAVALENLRDGFDASQLLRLVDRLDACLLQLGGTTAIRDELLRLHAMALTIIEGIALTVPAESACIWAEAESLQTDLEALVSWARTAQLIIAPLINLAPQHEA; encoded by the coding sequence ATGATCAATGTTCCTCCCGCAGCCTTTCGCGTTACACCGTACGGCGAAGTCGATGCGGTGGCGTTGGAAAACCTACGCGACGGCTTCGACGCCTCTCAACTGCTCCGGCTGGTTGATCGATTGGACGCCTGCTTGCTGCAACTGGGCGGAACCACCGCCATTCGCGACGAGCTGCTGAGATTGCATGCGATGGCTCTGACGATAATTGAGGGCATCGCCCTTACGGTGCCTGCCGAGAGTGCTTGTATCTGGGCAGAAGCCGAATCTCTGCAGACGGATCTTGAGGCGCTGGTTTCCTGGGCTCGCACTGCTCAGCTCATCATTGCGCCGCTGATCAATCTTGCTCCACAGCACGAGGCATGA
- a CDS encoding thioredoxin domain-containing protein — MNRRSVVLIVSVVILAVFAAAAFFYSPSQSPQQAQAPGSTTQETATQPKQNGGQLVRFHSPVFGPAQAPVTIVEFFDPSCEACRAFHPYVKQILAENPEDVRLVLRYVLFHQGSEEVARMLEAARKQNLHEQVLGAVLEAQPGWHDDPKVTQAWAAAERVGLNLEQARQDMHTPGVNAVLETDMQDVKAVGVRGTPTFFVNGRALSEFGPEPLRQLVNSEVAKARE, encoded by the coding sequence ATGAATCGCCGTTCCGTGGTCCTGATCGTCAGTGTCGTGATCCTGGCCGTCTTTGCTGCCGCCGCATTCTTCTATTCCCCCTCGCAATCGCCTCAACAGGCCCAGGCTCCCGGTTCGACAACCCAAGAGACCGCGACACAACCCAAACAGAACGGCGGCCAGTTGGTTCGCTTCCACTCACCAGTGTTCGGCCCGGCGCAAGCGCCAGTGACCATCGTCGAATTCTTTGACCCTTCCTGCGAGGCATGCCGCGCCTTCCACCCCTATGTGAAGCAGATCCTCGCCGAGAACCCGGAAGACGTGCGTTTGGTGCTGCGCTATGTACTGTTCCATCAAGGCTCCGAAGAGGTGGCGCGAATGCTGGAGGCGGCGCGTAAGCAAAATCTCCATGAACAAGTGTTGGGGGCTGTGCTGGAAGCCCAACCCGGTTGGCACGACGACCCCAAGGTAACGCAGGCATGGGCTGCTGCAGAGCGCGTCGGTTTGAACTTGGAACAGGCCCGCCAGGACATGCATACGCCTGGCGTCAACGCCGTGCTGGAAACGGACATGCAGGACGTTAAAGCCGTTGGGGTTCGTGGCACGCCGACTTTTTTTGTCAATGGTCGTGCGCTCAGCGAGTTTGGCCCGGAGCCGCTGCGCCAGTTGGTGAACAGCGAAGTGGCCAAGGCACGAGAATGA